A genome region from Staphylococcus capitis subsp. capitis includes the following:
- a CDS encoding 1-acyl-sn-glycerol-3-phosphate acyltransferase gives MYSIISKILDVILVKMAKSLYVIGKENIPKDSKYVVTCTHESYNEVIMLGMALLPNQIHYMAKKELFSNKWGGKFLSSLNAFPVDRENPGPSTLKRPINLLKEHKTVGIFPTGHRTAMEGAPLKRGAATIAMLGKAPILPAAYVGPKKIHGLITGQAMIKIGEPIDTSDIPKDLKRNEKVEYLTKEIEKRTNELKKELNEIAKRLED, from the coding sequence ATGTACAGCATTATAAGTAAAATTTTAGACGTCATTTTAGTCAAAATGGCTAAATCATTATATGTAATTGGAAAAGAAAATATTCCTAAAGATAGTAAATATGTAGTGACTTGTACACATGAAAGCTATAATGAAGTGATTATGTTAGGTATGGCATTACTACCAAATCAAATTCATTATATGGCTAAAAAAGAATTATTTAGTAATAAATGGGGCGGCAAATTCTTAAGCTCCTTAAATGCATTCCCTGTAGATAGAGAGAATCCTGGTCCAAGCACATTAAAAAGACCTATCAATCTGCTTAAAGAACATAAAACAGTTGGTATCTTCCCAACAGGTCACCGTACTGCTATGGAAGGTGCACCATTAAAACGTGGTGCTGCAACTATAGCAATGTTAGGTAAAGCACCAATTTTACCGGCTGCATACGTAGGTCCTAAAAAAATTCATGGCTTAATTACAGGACAAGCTATGATAAAAATTGGTGAACCAATTGATACAAGTGATATTCCAAAAGATTTAAAACGAAATGAAAAAGTAGAATATCTTACTAAAGAAATAGAAAAACGCACAAATGAATTAAAAAAAGAACTCAATGAGATTGCTAAACGTTTAGAGGACTAA
- the nagE gene encoding N-acetylglucosamine-specific PTS transporter subunit IIBC, with protein sequence MYKFFQNLGRSLMLPVAVLPAAAIIVGIGHVLDALSILPQVAMFFTSVGETILEQLGILFAIGVAIGMAKKNDGAVALAATLGFFIVTVVLSPKKLAPLLQVKTTDVNSAFEQMTNGNVFVGILIGLIAAFCYNKFSETELPVALSFFSGKRLVPIMTAFFCTFLAIVLLFLWPPVFNAIVTFGKWIVGMGPFGALIYGFFNRLLIPTGLHHALNNVFWFDTAGINDIGKFQSGKDAVKGITGRYQAGFFPVMMFGIPAAALAMYHTAKSSQKKQVYAWFLASSISAFFVGVTEPIEFAFMFVAPVLFIIHAALTGLSLFIAAIFHWTAGFSFSAGLIDFVLSLVNPVSNKPWMLLVQGIIFFILYYTIFRFVIQVFNLSTIGRGDNELADPTANATSENNSATYSESKGKYYHTASQILDGLGGSDNISSLTNCATRLRMELNDNSIIDEQKIKNAGAVGVTKSGKHSTQVIIGTHVQQVADEIEKQM encoded by the coding sequence ATGTACAAATTTTTTCAAAACTTAGGTAGGTCGTTAATGCTACCTGTTGCAGTATTACCTGCTGCAGCAATTATTGTAGGGATAGGTCACGTGCTAGACGCGCTATCAATTTTGCCACAAGTTGCAATGTTCTTTACAAGTGTAGGGGAAACGATACTCGAACAACTAGGAATATTATTTGCAATTGGTGTTGCGATAGGTATGGCTAAGAAAAATGATGGTGCAGTTGCATTAGCTGCGACTTTAGGATTTTTCATAGTCACAGTCGTGCTTTCGCCTAAAAAACTAGCACCTCTATTACAAGTAAAAACGACAGATGTTAATAGTGCTTTTGAGCAAATGACAAATGGGAATGTCTTTGTAGGAATTTTAATTGGTTTAATTGCAGCATTTTGCTATAACAAATTTAGTGAAACTGAATTGCCTGTGGCACTGTCATTCTTTAGTGGTAAACGTTTAGTACCTATCATGACTGCTTTTTTCTGTACATTTTTAGCTATTGTTTTACTTTTTTTATGGCCACCAGTATTTAATGCAATTGTTACTTTTGGTAAGTGGATAGTAGGTATGGGACCATTTGGTGCATTGATATATGGTTTCTTTAACCGTTTGCTTATACCAACTGGATTACATCATGCATTAAATAATGTATTCTGGTTTGATACTGCCGGAATCAATGACATAGGTAAATTCCAAAGTGGTAAAGATGCAGTTAAAGGCATTACTGGTCGCTACCAAGCAGGGTTCTTCCCTGTAATGATGTTTGGTATACCAGCGGCGGCGCTTGCGATGTATCATACAGCGAAATCTAGTCAGAAAAAACAAGTCTACGCTTGGTTCTTAGCAAGTTCTATTTCTGCTTTCTTTGTTGGAGTAACTGAACCAATTGAATTTGCTTTCATGTTCGTTGCACCAGTTTTATTTATCATTCATGCTGCGTTAACAGGGTTATCGCTATTTATAGCGGCTATCTTTCACTGGACAGCTGGTTTCTCATTTAGCGCTGGGTTGATTGACTTTGTCTTATCACTCGTTAACCCAGTGTCAAATAAGCCATGGATGTTACTAGTTCAAGGTATCATATTCTTTATTTTATATTACACTATTTTTAGATTTGTTATCCAAGTGTTTAACTTGAGTACAATTGGTCGAGGGGATAATGAACTTGCGGATCCAACGGCTAACGCTACGTCTGAAAATAATTCTGCTACATACTCAGAATCTAAAGGCAAATATTATCATACAGCCTCACAAATTTTAGATGGACTAGGCGGCAGTGATAATATTTCAAGTTTAACAAACTGTGCTACGCGTTTAAGAATGGAATTAAATGATAATTCTATTATAGATGAACAGAAAATTAAAAATGCAGGTGCAGTAGGGGTTACTAAAAGTGGTAAACACTCAACACAAGTGATTATTGGTACACATGTTCAACAAGTTGCAGATGAAATAGAGAAACAAATGTAA
- a CDS encoding HAD family hydrolase, which yields MKSILFDVDGVFLSEERCFDVSAITVEELLTSEGIFLGCGTYIDFENDLNDKKIQEIRERVFQHDKILNQLKSLGLNSNWDMLFIVFSIHLIDLAKQLDQSQRCEFLNSSTFNEKTLFEMNKHLLHKEIDYEKPLEVIDSFRNGKDAIYEDLESYAKDQLEIDDTELFKLKSNLWQLAKDTYQEWYLGKDLFNKVEEGTALLDFKKGFIYEEVILKPQEEIQLLLQHLKEAGYHLAIATGRPRTETIIPFESLGLKSYFDDEHIVTASEVLDAESDYPEYQPLGKPNPFSYIATLNGNDRNRYKEYATHQENIVNKDEVYIVGDSLADLLSAKKIGATFIGTLTGLKGDKAQPELEEYGADYIVEDVTKIRNILL from the coding sequence GTGAAGTCCATATTATTTGATGTTGATGGTGTATTTTTGAGTGAAGAACGCTGTTTTGATGTTTCAGCAATTACTGTAGAAGAACTTTTGACGAGTGAAGGTATTTTTTTAGGTTGTGGAACATACATAGATTTTGAAAATGATTTAAATGATAAAAAGATTCAGGAAATACGAGAACGTGTATTTCAACATGATAAAATATTGAATCAATTAAAATCATTAGGATTAAATTCTAATTGGGATATGCTTTTTATCGTATTTAGTATTCATTTAATTGATCTTGCTAAGCAACTTGATCAATCACAAAGATGTGAGTTTTTAAATTCTAGTACTTTTAATGAAAAAACTTTATTCGAAATGAATAAACATTTATTACATAAAGAGATAGATTACGAGAAACCATTAGAAGTGATTGATTCCTTCAGAAATGGGAAAGATGCTATATATGAAGATTTAGAATCATATGCTAAAGACCAATTAGAAATTGATGATACAGAATTATTTAAATTAAAAAGTAATCTATGGCAACTCGCTAAAGATACATATCAAGAATGGTATTTAGGTAAGGATTTATTCAATAAAGTAGAAGAGGGTACCGCATTATTAGATTTTAAAAAGGGATTCATTTATGAAGAAGTGATACTTAAACCTCAAGAAGAAATTCAATTATTATTACAACATTTAAAAGAAGCGGGTTATCATCTAGCGATTGCTACAGGTCGTCCTAGAACAGAAACAATCATTCCTTTCGAATCATTAGGACTTAAATCATATTTTGATGATGAACACATTGTTACTGCCAGTGAGGTGTTAGATGCTGAGAGTGATTACCCAGAGTATCAACCTTTAGGTAAACCTAACCCATTTAGTTATATAGCTACCTTGAATGGTAATGACAGAAATAGATACAAGGAGTATGCTACTCATCAGGAAAATATAGTGAATAAAGACGAGGTCTATATAGTTGGTGATTCACTGGCTGACTTATTAAGTGCGAAAAAAATTGGCGCTACATTTATTGGGACGTTAACAGGTCTAAAAGGTGATAAAGCGCAGCCAGAACTCGAAGAATATGGTGCTGATTACATCGTTGAGGATGTTACTAAAATAAGGAATATTCTATTATAA
- the serA gene encoding phosphoglycerate dehydrogenase — translation MSHKILVSNPISEEGLKSLLDNNEFEVDIQTDLSEEELINIIGNYEGLIVRSQTQVTDKIINSASRLKVIARAGVGVDNIDIEAATLKGILVINAPDGNTISATEHSIAMILAMARNIPQAHQSLRNKEWKRKAFRGVELYGKTLGVIGAGRIGLGVAKRAQSFGMKILAFDPYLTEDKAKSLDIQNATVDEIAEQADFVTVHTPLTPKTRGIVGESFFNNAKPNLQIINVARGGIIDEEALIHALDNNLIDHAAIDVFEHEPPTDSPLISHDKIIVTPHLGASTVEAQEKVAVSVSEEIIDILTNGTVEHAVNAPKMDLSNVDETVKSFVDLGTTIGEFAIQLLEGAPSEIKITFAGDLATNDTSLITRTIVTNILKEDLGEEVNIINALALLNQQGVTYNIEKQKKHSDFSSYVELELTNDKDQIKIGATVLAGFGPRIVRINDFSLDFKPNEYQIVTCHKDKPGIVGQTGNLLGSHGINIASMTLGRNNEGGDALMILSIDQQASLDVINILRETGGFNRIISTKLTI, via the coding sequence ATGAGTCATAAAATTTTAGTATCAAACCCTATTTCTGAAGAAGGTTTAAAAAGTTTATTAGATAACAATGAATTTGAAGTGGATATTCAAACTGATTTATCAGAAGAAGAGTTAATCAATATCATCGGCAATTATGAAGGATTAATTGTACGTAGTCAGACTCAAGTCACTGATAAAATTATCAACTCAGCTTCACGTCTTAAAGTTATCGCTCGAGCGGGTGTTGGGGTTGATAATATTGATATTGAAGCTGCAACGTTAAAGGGTATCTTAGTGATTAATGCCCCTGATGGTAATACAATTTCTGCAACAGAACATTCAATTGCAATGATTTTAGCAATGGCTCGCAATATCCCTCAAGCGCATCAATCATTACGTAATAAAGAATGGAAACGCAAAGCGTTTCGCGGAGTAGAACTATATGGTAAAACACTAGGTGTCATCGGAGCTGGACGTATTGGTCTAGGCGTTGCAAAACGTGCTCAAAGTTTTGGCATGAAAATTTTAGCATTCGATCCTTATTTAACTGAAGACAAAGCGAAATCTCTAGATATTCAAAATGCAACTGTTGATGAAATTGCTGAACAGGCTGACTTCGTTACAGTTCATACGCCTTTAACACCTAAAACACGTGGCATTGTTGGGGAGTCATTTTTCAACAATGCTAAACCAAATCTTCAAATTATTAATGTTGCAAGAGGTGGAATTATTGATGAAGAAGCACTTATTCATGCTTTAGACAATAATTTGATAGATCATGCTGCCATTGATGTCTTTGAACATGAGCCACCTACAGACTCTCCATTAATTTCTCATGATAAAATAATAGTTACTCCACATTTAGGCGCTTCTACAGTTGAAGCCCAAGAAAAAGTAGCTGTTTCAGTTTCAGAGGAAATTATAGATATATTAACAAATGGAACGGTTGAACATGCAGTAAATGCTCCAAAAATGGATTTAAGTAATGTTGATGAAACAGTCAAATCATTTGTTGATTTAGGTACAACTATAGGTGAATTTGCAATTCAATTATTAGAGGGAGCTCCAAGTGAAATTAAAATTACCTTTGCTGGAGACTTAGCCACGAATGATACAAGTTTAATAACTAGAACAATTGTGACCAATATACTTAAAGAGGATTTAGGTGAGGAAGTTAATATTATTAATGCTTTAGCTCTATTGAACCAGCAAGGTGTAACATATAATATTGAAAAGCAGAAAAAACATTCTGATTTTAGTAGTTATGTTGAGCTTGAGTTAACTAATGATAAAGACCAAATTAAAATCGGAGCTACAGTTCTAGCAGGATTTGGTCCAAGAATCGTTCGAATTAATGACTTCTCACTTGATTTCAAGCCAAATGAGTATCAAATAGTAACTTGTCATAAAGATAAACCTGGCATTGTTGGTCAAACTGGTAACCTTTTAGGTAGTCATGGTATTAATATCGCCTCTATGACATTAGGTAGAAATAATGAAGGTGGCGACGCACTTATGATTCTATCAATTGATCAACAAGCCTCTTTAGATGTTATCAATATTTTACGTGAAACTGGTGGATTTAATAGAATTATTAGTACAAAACTTACAATATAA
- a CDS encoding alanine--glyoxylate aminotransferase family protein, whose translation MQYYQPLLLTPGPTPVPNSIMSAIQLPMVGHRSKDFEDIADEAFKGLKPIFGTKNEVLILTSSGTSVLEASMLNIANPDDHIVIIVSGAFGNRFKQIAETYYRNVHVYDVTWGEAVDVNDFIKFLKQLNHRVTAVFSQFCETSTGVLHPVHELGHALKNYDDSLYFVVDGVSCIGAVEVDLIKDKIDVLVSGSQKAIMLPPGVAFVAYSDRAKDRFAEVTTPRFYLDLNKYLSSQEQNSTPFTPNVALFRGVNAYVELVKHEGLNHVIKRHYSIRNALRTALKSLDLELLVKDDSYASPTVTSFVPKDKEELTYLKDQLKSRFNITIAGVQGHLKGHILRIGHMGKVSPFDILSVVSAIEILLTESRNKNYIGKGIAQFMEVIKHES comes from the coding sequence ATGCAGTATTACCAACCTTTATTATTAACTCCAGGTCCAACGCCAGTTCCAAATTCAATTATGAGCGCGATTCAATTACCTATGGTCGGACATAGATCAAAAGATTTTGAAGACATAGCTGATGAAGCATTTAAAGGTTTGAAACCTATTTTCGGTACAAAGAATGAAGTACTCATATTAACTTCTAGTGGTACAAGTGTTCTTGAAGCAAGTATGCTGAATATCGCAAATCCAGATGATCACATCGTTATTATTGTCTCAGGTGCATTTGGAAATAGATTTAAACAAATCGCTGAGACATACTATAGAAATGTGCACGTTTACGATGTAACATGGGGAGAAGCTGTTGACGTTAATGATTTCATTAAATTTTTAAAACAATTAAATCATCGTGTTACAGCAGTATTCTCTCAGTTTTGTGAAACTTCTACTGGCGTATTACATCCTGTACATGAATTAGGTCACGCTCTTAAAAATTATGACGATTCACTGTACTTTGTCGTAGATGGTGTAAGTTGTATTGGTGCAGTCGAAGTTGATTTAATTAAAGATAAAATTGACGTTCTTGTTTCAGGTAGCCAAAAAGCCATCATGTTACCTCCTGGTGTTGCTTTTGTTGCTTATAGTGACAGAGCTAAAGATCGTTTTGCTGAAGTAACTACACCTCGATTTTATTTAGATTTAAATAAATATCTTAGCTCTCAAGAACAGAATTCTACACCTTTCACTCCTAATGTTGCTTTATTTAGAGGAGTTAATGCATATGTAGAATTGGTTAAACATGAGGGATTAAATCATGTTATAAAGCGCCATTATAGCATACGTAACGCTTTACGTACTGCTTTAAAATCTCTTGATTTAGAGTTATTAGTTAAAGATGATTCATATGCCTCTCCTACTGTAACGTCTTTCGTACCTAAAGACAAAGAAGAATTAACTTATTTAAAAGATCAACTTAAATCACGTTTCAATATTACAATTGCTGGCGTTCAAGGACATTTGAAAGGTCATATATTACGCATTGGTCATATGGGGAAAGTGTCTCCATTTGATATCCTCTCTGTTGTTTCAGCAATAGAAATTCTTTTAACTGAATCTAGAAATAAAAATTATATCGGCAAAGGTATTGCTCAATTTATGGAGGTTATCAAACATGAGTCATAA
- a CDS encoding SACOL1771 family peroxiredoxin, giving the protein MVKHDFKVVTQWKGGRNEIGTVQGDLINEQISIPYSLGGQGIGTNPDEMLVSAASSCYIISLAATLERAGYKDIRINQHSVGTASFENGKFKMECITHYPKINVDNNHKDNLKKRLLKLLKITDNNCMISNAIKNNVEVRIEPTLV; this is encoded by the coding sequence ATGGTAAAGCATGATTTCAAAGTAGTTACTCAATGGAAAGGTGGACGGAATGAGATAGGCACTGTTCAAGGAGATTTGATTAACGAACAGATTTCAATCCCCTATTCTTTAGGGGGTCAAGGCATAGGTACAAATCCTGATGAAATGTTAGTATCGGCAGCTTCCTCATGCTATATTATTTCACTCGCTGCAACTTTAGAAAGAGCTGGATATAAAGATATACGCATTAATCAACACTCTGTTGGCACTGCCTCCTTTGAAAATGGAAAATTCAAAATGGAGTGTATTACACACTATCCTAAAATTAATGTCGACAACAATCATAAAGATAATCTAAAGAAGAGACTACTAAAACTCTTAAAAATTACGGATAATAATTGTATGATTTCAAATGCTATAAAAAATAATGTTGAAGTACGTATTGAACCAACTTTAGTTTAA
- a CDS encoding glycerophosphodiester phosphodiesterase family protein: MKIARPNQTFQIVAHRGLPEDYPENTLIAYKHALMLHIDMLEIDVHYTKDKQLVIIHDDTIDRTSNGKGKVKDYTLEELREFDFGVKRGDAFKGERIPTFDEVLDLVNNFSKKLLIEIKTPSQYPGIEEMIVNKLKEKDMPSHKVILQSFDFDCVKKLANMNLEYELGVLLSKKKYWYKLPDFKEIAKIADYANPNYKLVTKRFMKHAHEEMLKVLPYTVNKPKAAKKLLHYGVDGIISDIPEEMFKL, translated from the coding sequence ATGAAAATTGCACGTCCAAATCAAACTTTTCAAATCGTAGCACATAGAGGTTTGCCTGAAGATTATCCTGAAAATACACTTATTGCATATAAACATGCCCTTATGCTTCATATAGATATGTTAGAAATTGATGTACATTATACTAAGGATAAACAACTTGTTATTATTCATGATGATACTATTGATCGTACATCTAATGGGAAAGGTAAAGTCAAAGACTATACTTTAGAAGAGTTAAGAGAATTTGATTTTGGTGTAAAAAGAGGAGATGCGTTCAAAGGTGAACGTATACCTACATTTGATGAGGTGCTTGATTTAGTTAATAATTTTTCAAAAAAGCTACTTATAGAAATCAAGACACCATCTCAATATCCAGGTATTGAAGAGATGATTGTAAATAAGTTAAAAGAAAAAGATATGCCTTCTCACAAAGTGATATTGCAATCATTTGATTTTGATTGTGTGAAGAAGTTAGCAAATATGAATTTAGAATACGAATTAGGTGTATTATTGAGTAAAAAGAAATATTGGTATAAATTACCAGACTTTAAAGAAATTGCGAAGATTGCAGATTATGCGAATCCAAATTATAAGTTAGTTACTAAAAGATTTATGAAACATGCCCATGAAGAAATGTTAAAAGTATTACCTTACACAGTTAATAAACCTAAGGCGGCTAAGAAACTTTTACATTATGGAGTAGATGGAATTATCTCAGACATACCAGAAGAAATGTTTAAGTTGTAG
- the rpsD gene encoding 30S ribosomal protein S4, which yields MARFRGSNWKKSRRLGISLSGTGKELEKRPYAPGQHGPNQRKKLSEYGLQLREKQKLRYLYGMTERQFRNTFEIAGKQYGVHGENFMILLASRLDAVVYSLGLARTRRQARQLVNHGHIEVDGGRVDIPSYSLKPGQVITVREKSQNLNIIKESVEINNFVPEYLDFDADSLKGTFVRFPERSELPAEINEQLIVEYYSR from the coding sequence ATGGCTCGATTCAGAGGTTCAAACTGGAAAAAATCTCGTCGTTTAGGTATCTCTTTAAGCGGTACTGGTAAAGAATTAGAAAAACGCCCTTACGCACCAGGACAACATGGTCCTAACCAACGTAAAAAATTATCAGAATATGGTTTACAATTACGTGAAAAACAAAAATTACGTTACTTATATGGAATGACTGAAAGACAATTCCGTAACACATTCGAAATTGCTGGTAAGCAATATGGTGTACACGGTGAAAACTTCATGATTTTACTTGCTAGTCGTTTAGACGCAGTAGTTTACTCATTAGGTTTAGCTCGTACACGTCGTCAAGCACGTCAATTAGTTAACCATGGTCACATTGAAGTAGATGGTGGACGCGTAGACATCCCATCTTATTCACTAAAACCTGGTCAAGTGATTACAGTACGTGAGAAATCACAAAACTTAAACATCATTAAAGAGTCTGTTGAAATCAACAACTTCGTACCAGAATATTTAGACTTCGATGCTGACAGCTTAAAAGGTACTTTCGTTCGCTTCCCAGAACGTAGCGAGTTACCAGCTGAAATCAATGAACAATTAATCGTTGAGTACTACTCAAGATAA
- a CDS encoding GAF domain-containing protein has protein sequence MTNVKETNYLMLTKQLKSLIEDEHHLIAILSNTSALINDHLDQVNWVGFYLIEDNELILVPFQGHPACVHIEIGKGVCGTAVSEDATQRVSDVHQFPGHIACDANSKSEIVIPIHVNDKIIGVLDIDAPIKDRFTWDDQEGLEQVVQILEKQLNQS, from the coding sequence ATGACTAACGTAAAAGAAACAAATTATTTGATGCTTACCAAGCAATTAAAGAGTTTAATCGAGGATGAACATCATTTAATTGCAATTTTAAGCAACACTTCTGCCCTAATCAATGATCATTTAGATCAAGTTAATTGGGTCGGATTCTATTTAATAGAAGATAATGAACTTATCTTAGTTCCATTTCAAGGTCATCCGGCTTGTGTGCATATCGAAATAGGTAAAGGTGTATGTGGTACTGCTGTTTCTGAAGATGCTACACAACGTGTAAGTGATGTTCACCAATTCCCTGGGCATATCGCATGTGATGCGAATAGTAAATCAGAAATAGTAATACCTATTCATGTTAATGATAAAATTATTGGCGTCCTAGACATTGATGCACCGATAAAAGATAGATTTACTTGGGATGATCAAGAAGGCTTAGAGCAAGTCGTTCAAATTCTAGAAAAACAATTAAATCAATCATAA
- the ezrA gene encoding septation ring formation regulator EzrA: protein MVLFIILAILVIILIAIGVMFYMRSNKRNSIEKAEERKNEIEKLPFDDNLKKLQNLNLKGETKTKYDAMKKDNTESTNKYLAPVEEKIHNAEEYLDKFKFSAAQTEIDDAHELMDQYENNYNQQVSQVDEVLALHKDNEALYDKCKVDHREMKRDVLANRHQFGEAAQPLEKEIEKFEPKLNEYETLKSEGNYVQAHNHIAALHEEMNSLKAYMEEIPDLIRETQKELPGQFQDLKYGCRDLKVEGYDLDHVKVDGNLQSLKTELSFVEPMISRLELDQANNKLESINDKLDEMYDLIEHEVKAKNEVEETKDVITDDLFKAKDMNYTLQTEIEYVRENYYINESDAQSVRQFENEIQNLIAVYDDILKEMSKSAVRYSEVQDNLQYLEDHVSVINEKQDKLQNHLIKLREDEAEAEDNLLRVQSKKEEVYRRLLASNLTSVSERFIIMKNEIDNEVREVNNQFSERPIHVKQLKDKVAKLVIQMNTFEDEANDVLVNAVYAEKLIQYGNRYRKDHNSVDKSLNEAERLFKNNRYKRSIEISEQALESVEPGITKHIEEQVIKE from the coding sequence ATGGTGTTATTTATCATATTAGCAATACTCGTAATTATATTAATTGCGATAGGCGTAATGTTCTACATGCGCTCGAATAAGAGAAATTCAATTGAAAAAGCTGAAGAGCGTAAAAATGAAATTGAAAAACTACCTTTTGATGACAACTTGAAAAAATTACAAAATTTAAACTTAAAAGGTGAAACTAAGACTAAGTATGATGCAATGAAAAAAGACAACACAGAAAGTACAAATAAATACTTAGCTCCCGTTGAAGAAAAAATTCATAATGCTGAGGAATACCTTGATAAATTTAAGTTTTCTGCAGCGCAAACTGAAATTGATGATGCGCATGAACTTATGGATCAATATGAAAACAATTATAATCAACAAGTATCTCAAGTAGATGAAGTTTTAGCTTTACATAAAGACAATGAAGCATTATACGATAAATGTAAGGTCGATCATCGTGAAATGAAACGTGATGTATTGGCTAATCGTCATCAATTTGGAGAAGCTGCTCAGCCTTTAGAGAAAGAAATTGAGAAATTTGAACCGAAATTAAATGAGTATGAAACACTTAAATCAGAAGGGAATTATGTTCAAGCTCATAATCATATAGCAGCTCTACACGAAGAGATGAATAGTCTTAAAGCTTATATGGAAGAGATACCTGATTTAATTCGCGAAACTCAAAAAGAATTACCAGGTCAATTCCAAGATTTAAAATATGGTTGTAGAGACTTGAAAGTTGAAGGATACGATTTAGATCATGTTAAAGTTGATGGAAACTTACAAAGTTTAAAAACCGAATTAAGTTTTGTAGAACCTATGATAAGTCGGCTAGAATTAGATCAAGCTAATAATAAGCTTGAAAGTATTAATGATAAGTTAGATGAGATGTATGATCTAATAGAGCATGAAGTAAAAGCTAAAAATGAAGTCGAAGAAACGAAAGATGTCATTACAGACGATTTATTCAAAGCTAAAGACATGAACTATACACTTCAAACTGAAATCGAATATGTGCGTGAAAATTATTATATTAATGAATCTGATGCACAAAGTGTCCGTCAATTTGAAAATGAAATTCAAAATCTCATTGCGGTTTATGATGACATCTTAAAAGAAATGTCTAAGTCGGCAGTTAGATATAGTGAAGTTCAAGATAATTTACAATATCTTGAAGATCACGTTTCAGTTATCAATGAGAAACAAGATAAACTTCAAAATCATCTTATTAAATTGCGTGAAGATGAAGCAGAAGCAGAAGACAATTTATTAAGAGTTCAATCTAAGAAAGAAGAAGTATACAGACGTTTATTGGCTTCAAACTTAACAAGTGTTTCTGAACGTTTCATCATTATGAAAAATGAAATTGATAATGAAGTGCGTGAAGTTAATAATCAATTTAGTGAACGCCCAATACATGTTAAACAGCTAAAAGATAAAGTTGCTAAACTCGTTATTCAAATGAATACGTTTGAAGATGAAGCGAATGATGTATTAGTCAATGCAGTATACGCTGAAAAATTAATTCAATATGGTAATAGATATCGTAAAGATCATAATAGTGTTGATAAGAGTCTTAACGAAGCGGAGCGTTTATTCAAAAATAATCGCTACAAACGTTCTATCGAAATTTCAGAACAAGCACTTGAAAGTGTAGAACCTGGAATTACTAAACATATTGAAGAACAAGTTATTAAAGAATAG